A segment of the Malaclemys terrapin pileata isolate rMalTer1 chromosome 1, rMalTer1.hap1, whole genome shotgun sequence genome:
atctggggcaaaatcagtacttggtcctgctagtgaaggcagggggctggactcgatgacctttcaaggtcccttccagttctaggagatgggatatctccattaattaatattaatattaattaatattaaactTGGCTGATCCCACACTTTCCTTTAAGTTACTGTCTTGTCTGTTCCATGAATATGAATTTTTAAGAATAATATCGTCATTTACCTGTGCAAGAGGAAGCAATGGTTTATAAAACACTCAGAAACCTGGgaatttccaaaaataaaaatgtttgtttaaaaattggtACAGTTGCTAACGAAGACAATGAAGTTATCGATCACATCACTCACAAGCACAGCACTTCGAAGTTAGGTAATGAATAGTTCATCACAGCATAAAAGTTGCATTGCCCACAGCAGAACTCTTGGCTCTGACTCAAATTAAATTAGAGCTGCTGCGGCTGCAATTACATAATACtctggtcaagattttcaaaaataggtggCTATATTTGGGCTCCTAATCCCATATTTAGGCTCTAACCCTGCACAGATGCATCACTTACATGAGTGGTCGCACCAAATGTCATGGAACTATTCACATGGGGGTGAAGTTACGTGCCCGCATAAGCCTTGGCAGCATGGGGGAATCTGAATCAGTGAATTGGTTTTCACCAGTGCTGAGCACCTATCAGCTCCTGTTGAAGTTATTGGAAGCTGCTGCATGCTCACTCAGCACTGGTGAAAACCAAGCCCCTTAggtttctaaatccatatttagccaCCTAACTTCAGGAACCCATTTTTGTAAATCTtgtccttaataataataataattaataatctctAAATGTAAACACACCCTAAATGTCATGTAAAAGAAACGGGGGAAAAAATGTGCACATTAATGACATACACTGATCAGCTGCGGGTACATGACCACATAAATACGCAGTAAATGTTGTCATACATTGACTGGAAGTTGTctgtgtggggaagcttgcactactTCTGTATAAACAGAGAACTTCAGTTGCAGGGCTGAGAGCCCCAGAATCTTTCATCTAGCAGTAATTCCccttaaaaaattaaacagaaaagaaaTAGAAATCTGGCTGAATGGAGCTGATCACTAATTTTAGAGCTATCTGATTTCTTACTTGCCAAGGACACCCCCTGCTGCTATTTACCAACTCTTTAGCACTATTGTTGAAATCTGATAATGATGTTATTGGGACTTGGTCTGTGACACCCATGTTTCTACTCTCCCTGCCTCTGATTTGGCTGCTTTCTTCTATGATGAATGTGGGAATTTtgctaatatttttattattcctaTGCATGCTTCAGATTCCCTCTGTGGTTTGAATTGCTATGTACCGAGCACAAAGAGTTTACTTTTGAGGCAGCACAGAAGATATGAGATGTTGGGTCACCTAACTGTCTGGGGTGGTCATTTAAGGACAGGCTGAAACTGGCCCATATTAGTGGAGGATCCAGGAAAAAATGTGGATAGATAGAAGCTCTTACccgtgagacagacagacagacagactgagagagggagagacagagccAAGATGGCTTCTACAGCAGCTTGGCTGGTTAGAGCCCTGACACTGGCCAGTCTAAACTCTGTGTTGGCCTTTGCATCTCTGTACTAACTAACTATAGGACCTGGTAACGCTGTGTTCCAGTTGGCTAACAAACCCCACTCTGTTTCGGAAAGGCTGTCTGAGATCACTGCAAATACTAGCTGAGGTGCATTGATCCCAGAAGAGGACAAAAAGACTCCTCTTCAGAGACCATCTCAATTGGACTTGCGAAGCAGAGCTCATGGTGTGAAACAGGcgtgctggagcccagaggctcaggctatgtctacactagaaacgagacagtggcacagctggagcAATGCAGCTATAGAGCTGTAGTGTACACACAATACAGTGACAGAAAGGGTTTTTCCTTCCCCGTAGTAAATCCGCTGCTCTGAaagactgtctacactggggcttaggttagTTTAACTATGTCTCTCggaggtgtgaatttttcacacactGGAGCAATGGAGTTGGACTGACCTAACTTTCCTTGTGTGGACCAACCCTCAGCCTTGGAGCCATTGAGGCTGCGTGGGATACCCTTAAGGAAGAGTGGGATCCCCCTGGAAGTCTGACGCACTGAAGGGGTTTCTCTAAGGGATTGTTTAAAAGCTATGGCATAGCGCAGATCCTGTTCCTCCATGACTACTTCATTTTGGCATCATTGTCTGACGTTTTGAAAGTCCACGTGTCATATGCTGGGCCCTGTCAGGTTGAGACGACAGACAGCACTGAGCAGTAAAACCAAATGCCGTGCTTGTTCTCTTCAGTCAACACAGACATAGGTACCAAGTTCCTCTTTGCTGTAGCATGCTCACTAAGCTACCGTAGTGAGAGAGCTGCAAGTGTTATTAATGGGTTTTCCTTCTTGTGCTTAACAGCAATATCGGAGCCCAGACTGGAGGCCAAGCTTGTGTCCAGTCCGGACAGTGGTGAGGAGAAGGTGCTGGAAATAAGCTGCTCAGTAACAGGGAAACCAGCTCCAATGATCAGCTGGAACCTGTCCCATCGCCTTCAACAGGAGCCGGGACAGTATCTCATCAATCACTCAGACCAGACTGTGACTGTTATCAGCAATTTCACACATATCCCCTCCAGGATTCACTGGGAGAACCCAGCTGGCTGTGTGATCCAACATCCGCTCCTAAACCTGACGCTGACTCTGTCCAAGGATGGGCAGGTCCAGGGTGAGTGTGAGCTTGgtgtggggaagaggaaaaagGAAGCTGTGTCCTCTGATacaggagggagaagagaaagagacagTTCAAAGGAGGGGAGCCAAGGGCAGAGGAAAGGGAGGTGACCCCAGAAAAGCTGGAAGAGAATGATGGAACTCTTGGTGCAGGATGGAGAGAGGACAAGGATCTTTGGGGCAGCTGAGAGAAGTGGGGAGGTGGGTCTGGTAcacatgggagagagagaagagttaCTGGTGCTGACGCTCACCTAACACCAGGCCACAGAAATAAAATGGCCCCCATAAAAACCTTGGGCACAAACTGTTGTGTATATAAACAGTGCATGAGGCTCTGGTGAAAGGAATTTTGTTTGGAAGTGCCCCTCGTATATGCCGCTGCATGTGGCCTCTCTCCCTTCTCTGTCAGACCCCTGTACCCATagcctttccttttccttctttcccttGGAGAATGATGAAGGAGTATCTGACAGATAGTGGCAGCCCATGTTAAAGGCTTGCTGATTTTCTCTACAGGCCAATCAGCAACAGTCGATACTGTAACAATCTACGTATTGGTTGCTTTGATTCCCTTGGGGCTCTTGTTCATCTGCTTCTGCATCTTGAAGCGAAAACACCAAATGGATAGAAACAAAGCTGATCTATGTTGGGTGAGTCTTCCCAAAATACCTCTCCGGGGGCTAGTCTGTGCTCGTAAATACATCCATGGCTGCTACACACTGGACCCAGACTTTAAACATTGGGCTTGTTAATAGTTGTCAAACTGGCCTCTTAGTGTTTTGTGATTCCTGTTTAAAAATATGACAATGCAGCTGTAACACAATCAATCTCAGGCTTCATTCTTCGAAGGCACAGGGTTCTTCTGATCCTGATAGTATAGGTACCTGTaatacagagcagagagagactcAGGGGTCTGCAGGGAACAGGGCTCAAACTAAAATGGCTCAAAAACAGTTTAACATGGCTGAACAACTTGATTAAATAGCCTAATAACTGTAAGCCACGTGGCCTAAGCCTTTTGGCTCCTTTACAGGGCTCTGTGTCCATGGCTTGGCCTAATGCAGAGTTAAACAACAAACTGAAACTGTGTTTCTGTAGCCACATATTCCTAATACTTTGAACCATTTTATATTCAGGCAATAAATGTTTTAGAACTATTGAAACCATAAACTTATAGTACACACCTGTAATGCAGAGCAGAAGGTGACTCAGAGATCTGTAAGAAATAGGGCTCAGATTAAAATAGCAGCCCCTGTACCCGAGCCAGGGTAGGGAGTATCTAGAAATTACCCCATCTATTAGTGTGCATGTGGCAGAGAGAGGTGTGGGGAGGTAGGTCCAAAAATTCAACCACTGTGCAAATTTCACTATCAATGGAAAATCATAGCACTTCCTTTTGTGCATGCCTTACACTGCTACTTAGTTATTGCCTATTACCATTCATTTTTATATCTAAGCATTTTGAAAAGGGAGGGTGAATATTACCTCCATTttcaggtagggaaactgaggcacagaaaatgttaagtgactttccagaAATCATCCAGATCTGACTCCGTCCGTATCCACCCGTCTATGATGCCTATCTTGGTGGAAGTAGTGTTTTGagaaacaaaaatggaaatgGTTTAGTCTGATTTACAGTATGGTCCTTAAACAGTTTTCAGTACAAGATCAGGAGAACCACTGCTGGAAAATACCTTTAGCAACAGCTCAACATTGTAGAGAAAGCAGCACTGTGCAGAGAGGCTAAGATTAAAGATCATTTGTGGAGGCTGTACTGCTCTAATCTCTGGAGTCCCATTGGTGGAGCCATGCGAGAGAACCTTGTCCTCCATTTCTGATACAGGCAGATGCAGTCCATCAGCACACAAGGCAGTCAGCCTTTTCGCCTTACTCCAGCACTAAAAtcattcactttttttaaaaaagccatgtGTTTCTCTTCTGCCAGGTTCTTCCCTTATGCACCAAGGACATGAGGCATGGACAGTGcacaaaaaatgataaacaagGCCCTGACAAGCTTCCTCCCTTAAAAGCCCTCTTGGACAGATGAACGCCTGGTGTTGGAAGAATTTTACCGAACAGTGGTGAAATGAAAACAGTGCTGGGTTTGGATGTGTGAAACTGATGTCTAGCTGTACTTGTAACATCTCAGACTTCCACATGAATCACATTACGTGCAACTTGCCATGttttataccaaaaaaaaaaaaaaaacccacaaaatatttttatatctatTTATGTTTGAATAAATGAGCCAATAACTGTAGTTGTATATAGAATGCAGTAGGTATTTATATGAGACTGTTAAATTATAGTTTTGTAGATCTGCACAATAAAATACAGTTTTGTATTTTCTGACATCTTTGTATTAtgggtattttttgttgttgcttctaATGCCACGAGCCCCAAGGCTGTTTCTTTGAGGCCTGTGGGGCTGTGCTGGATTTTATGATGCTGGGAGTCTTGAATGATCTGC
Coding sequences within it:
- the CD200 gene encoding OX-2 membrane glycoprotein isoform X1, with translation MIFTCIFFSWIWAMAAGSVQVVHRKVQSSKTGENVTFKCQLVMDHEVLQVTWQKESGEGKGNIATYSRINGHRVLGNYSSRVNFTQSELTVSAITVHAVTLQDEGCYKCIFNTFPMGSITGRTCLKVYAISEPRLEAKLVSSPDSGEEKVLEISCSVTGKPAPMISWNLSHRLQQEPGQYLINHSDQTVTVISNFTHIPSRIHWENPAGCVIQHPLLNLTLTLSKDGQVQGQSATVDTVTIYVLVALIPLGLLFICFCILKRKHQMDRNKADLCWVLPLCTKDMRHGQCTKNDKQGPDKLPPLKALLDR
- the CD200 gene encoding OX-2 membrane glycoprotein isoform X2 — encoded protein: MELCWLNTGSVQVVHRKVQSSKTGENVTFKCQLVMDHEVLQVTWQKESGEGKGNIATYSRINGHRVLGNYSSRVNFTQSELTVSAITVHAVTLQDEGCYKCIFNTFPMGSITGRTCLKVYAISEPRLEAKLVSSPDSGEEKVLEISCSVTGKPAPMISWNLSHRLQQEPGQYLINHSDQTVTVISNFTHIPSRIHWENPAGCVIQHPLLNLTLTLSKDGQVQGQSATVDTVTIYVLVALIPLGLLFICFCILKRKHQMDRNKADLCWVLPLCTKDMRHGQCTKNDKQGPDKLPPLKALLDR